One genomic segment of Candidatus Lernaella stagnicola includes these proteins:
- the thrS gene encoding threonine--tRNA ligase encodes MQQQKNDELYRIRHSLSHMLAAAVTELFPDVKLGIGPPVDTGFYYDFVFPEPISAEDLKAIEKKMKHFVKRNLAFERFELPAQEALQKLEDDGEIYKAELAREYIEAGETISFYRSGDFTDMCEGPHVETTKSIPKGAFELDTIAGAYWRGDENNVMMTRIYGLAFASREDLDNFKKRRALAMERDHRKLGRELQIFHIAEEVGKGLPLWLPNGGVLRRELEKLAYEFEFRQGYKFVYTPHISRGRLYEISGHLEHYKDSMYPPMEMDNENYYMKPMNCPHHHLIYRQVARSYRDLPLRLSEYGSVYRFEKSGELAGLLRVRGMTMNDAHIYTDEEHVVEECIQVMLLHKQYYDLFGLHNYWTRLSTHDIEKDKFVDNANLWEHAIKIMRHVLNEIELPYEEVSGEAAFYGPKIDFQVSNVIGREETASTNQLDFTSGQRFHLVYIDRDGKECTPYIIHRAPLGTHERFISFLIEHYGGAFPTWLAPIQVRIVPVAPELYDYAESLRAQLHEMFVRVEVDDSTDSLNKKIRNAATAKIPNVLIVGGREKENEAITHRRYGVEKQETVPFAEFKDWISAEILQRRNSKPINPLDSL; translated from the coding sequence ATGCAGCAGCAGAAAAACGACGAACTTTATCGCATTCGCCACAGCCTCTCCCACATGCTGGCCGCGGCGGTCACGGAATTGTTTCCGGACGTGAAACTGGGCATCGGCCCGCCCGTCGACACCGGCTTCTATTACGATTTCGTCTTCCCGGAGCCGATCAGCGCCGAGGATTTGAAGGCGATCGAAAAGAAGATGAAGCACTTCGTCAAGCGCAACTTGGCCTTTGAACGCTTCGAATTACCGGCCCAGGAGGCTTTGCAGAAGCTCGAGGACGATGGCGAGATCTACAAAGCGGAACTCGCCAGGGAATACATCGAGGCCGGGGAAACCATTAGCTTTTACCGTTCCGGTGATTTCACCGACATGTGCGAAGGCCCCCATGTGGAGACCACGAAGAGCATCCCGAAGGGCGCCTTCGAACTCGACACCATCGCCGGCGCCTATTGGCGGGGCGACGAAAACAACGTCATGATGACGCGCATCTACGGACTCGCCTTCGCCAGCCGGGAGGATTTGGACAACTTCAAAAAACGGCGGGCGCTGGCCATGGAGCGCGACCACCGTAAGCTCGGCCGCGAACTGCAGATTTTCCATATCGCCGAAGAAGTGGGTAAAGGGCTGCCCCTGTGGCTGCCCAACGGCGGCGTCCTGCGCCGCGAGCTGGAAAAGCTGGCCTACGAGTTTGAATTTCGGCAGGGCTACAAGTTCGTCTACACGCCGCATATCTCGCGCGGCCGGCTCTATGAAATCTCCGGCCACCTGGAGCATTACAAGGATTCGATGTATCCGCCGATGGAGATGGACAACGAAAACTACTACATGAAGCCGATGAACTGCCCGCACCATCACCTTATCTACCGCCAGGTGGCGCGATCCTACCGCGACCTGCCGCTGCGGCTCTCCGAATACGGCAGCGTGTATCGTTTTGAGAAATCCGGCGAACTGGCGGGGTTGCTGCGGGTGCGCGGCATGACGATGAACGACGCTCACATTTACACCGACGAGGAGCACGTGGTCGAGGAGTGCATCCAAGTCATGTTGCTGCACAAGCAGTACTACGACCTGTTCGGCCTGCACAACTACTGGACGCGGCTGTCGACTCACGACATCGAAAAAGACAAGTTCGTCGACAATGCCAACCTGTGGGAGCACGCCATCAAGATCATGCGGCACGTGCTCAACGAGATCGAACTGCCGTACGAGGAAGTCTCCGGGGAGGCCGCGTTCTACGGGCCCAAGATCGACTTCCAGGTCAGCAACGTCATCGGCCGCGAAGAGACGGCGTCGACCAACCAACTCGACTTCACCAGCGGCCAGCGCTTTCACTTGGTGTACATCGATCGCGACGGCAAGGAATGCACGCCGTACATCATCCACCGCGCGCCGCTGGGAACACACGAGCGCTTCATCAGCTTCTTGATCGAACATTACGGCGGCGCGTTCCCCACGTGGCTGGCGCCGATCCAAGTGCGCATCGTACCCGTCGCACCCGAATTGTACGACTACGCCGAGTCGTTGCGCGCGCAGTTGCACGAGATGTTCGTGCGCGTCGAGGTCGACGATTCCACCGACTCGCTGAACAAGAAAATCCGCAATGCCGCCACGGCGAAAATCCCCAACGTGCTGATCGTCGGCGGCCGGGAAAAAGAGAACGAAGCCATCACGCACCGTCGTTACGGCGTCGAGAAGCAAGAGACCGTGCCCTTTGCGGAGTTCAAAGATTGGATTTCGGCCGAGATCCTGCAACGCCGCAACAGTAAGCCGATCAATCCGCTGGATAGTCTGTGA
- a CDS encoding D-sedoheptulose 7-phosphate isomerase, whose translation MPFDVPQYAKDGADLRVRFLTEHEADIRRVAAVILDTVERGGKLLAFGNGGSAADAQHLAGEMVGRFKRERKPLAAVALSTDTSVLTCIGNDFGYEEIFSRQVQALGRPGDVAWAISTSGHSPNVLRAIDTAKSGGLFVVGLTGHDGGAMAEVCDLALVVPSDHTALIQEIHTTILHVVCELIDEQFGA comes from the coding sequence ATGCCCTTTGATGTGCCGCAGTACGCGAAGGATGGAGCGGACCTCCGGGTCCGCTTCTTAACCGAACACGAAGCCGATATACGGCGGGTGGCCGCCGTGATTCTCGACACCGTCGAACGCGGCGGGAAACTGTTGGCATTCGGCAACGGCGGCAGCGCGGCAGACGCCCAGCATTTGGCCGGCGAAATGGTCGGCCGCTTCAAACGCGAGCGCAAACCGCTTGCGGCGGTGGCGTTGTCGACCGACACCTCGGTGCTCACGTGCATCGGCAACGACTTCGGGTACGAAGAAATCTTCTCGCGGCAAGTGCAAGCGCTGGGCCGCCCCGGCGACGTGGCGTGGGCGATCTCGACCAGCGGCCATTCTCCCAATGTACTGCGCGCTATCGACACGGCCAAAAGCGGTGGCTTGTTCGTCGTCGGCCTGACCGGTCACGACGGCGGCGCCATGGCGGAGGTTTGCGACCTGGCGCTGGTTGTACCCAGCGATCACACGGCGCTCATCCAGGAAATTCACACCACGATTCTGCACGTCGTTTGCGAACTGATTGACGAGCAATTCGGCGCATAA